A DNA window from Buttiauxella agrestis contains the following coding sequences:
- a CDS encoding ROK family protein: MYDSGLNNQRVRQLNRQTLMKLVWQHKRLSKSQFSQYTGLSIPAVSKILEELVQDGKLSHSSENLSNRGINSGSYQIPPDGDFILCMNVTPTSIESQLCDAQLSPQGEFERIQVNAATPQALLAAIENIWRTQRKCWPKKKINLALGIHGQVDPVTGVSQTMPQAPWREPVEIKYLLEEKLGVTVRVDNDCVMLALAEKWQNPANRQDFCVINVDYGIGSSFVINGQIYRGSLYGSGQIGHTIVNPDGMACDCGRYGCLETVASLTALKKQARIWLKSQPISPKLDPESITSTQLITAWHEGNEYVCRWVESSANAIGLSLYNFLNILNINQILFYGRSCGFGESWLATIDKQIGFNPFDHGDSLKANATQISFGQLSRPQQVMGVGYLYAEESLNQV; this comes from the coding sequence ATGTATGACTCAGGGCTGAACAACCAACGCGTGCGGCAACTCAATCGCCAGACGTTGATGAAACTGGTGTGGCAGCATAAGCGGCTCAGTAAATCGCAGTTTTCGCAGTACACCGGGCTGTCGATTCCCGCAGTGAGCAAAATTCTTGAAGAGTTGGTGCAGGATGGAAAACTGAGCCATTCCAGCGAAAATCTGAGTAACCGTGGTATCAACAGCGGCAGTTACCAGATCCCGCCCGATGGCGATTTCATTCTTTGCATGAATGTCACCCCTACCAGCATTGAAAGCCAGCTGTGCGATGCACAGCTTTCACCGCAGGGGGAGTTTGAACGGATTCAGGTTAATGCTGCTACGCCACAGGCGCTACTCGCCGCTATCGAGAATATCTGGCGCACGCAACGTAAATGCTGGCCGAAAAAGAAAATTAACCTGGCGCTCGGGATCCACGGGCAAGTCGATCCGGTGACGGGAGTGTCGCAAACCATGCCGCAAGCGCCGTGGCGTGAACCGGTAGAAATCAAATATCTTCTGGAAGAAAAGCTCGGCGTAACCGTCAGGGTGGATAACGACTGCGTGATGCTGGCACTGGCAGAGAAATGGCAGAATCCGGCGAATCGCCAGGATTTCTGTGTGATAAACGTCGATTACGGTATCGGTTCTTCATTTGTGATTAACGGGCAAATTTATCGCGGGAGCCTGTACGGCAGCGGGCAAATCGGCCACACGATTGTGAACCCCGACGGCATGGCGTGTGACTGTGGACGTTATGGCTGCCTGGAAACTGTGGCCTCGTTGACGGCGTTAAAAAAGCAGGCGCGCATCTGGCTAAAATCACAACCCATTTCGCCAAAGCTCGACCCGGAATCTATTACTTCAACACAGTTAATTACCGCCTGGCATGAAGGTAATGAATACGTTTGCCGTTGGGTAGAAAGTTCGGCTAACGCCATTGGGTTAAGCCTGTACAACTTCCTCAATATTTTGAATATCAATCAGATTTTGTTTTATGGCAGAAGCTGCGGGTTTGGCGAAAGCTGGCTTGCGACCATCGACAAGCAAATTGGATTTAATCCGTTTGACCATGGCGATTCACTCAAGGCAAATGCGACACAAATCAGTTTCGGGCAGTTGAGTCGACCGCAACAGGTGATGGGAGTGGGTTATTTGTACGCTGAAGAGTCGTTGAATCAGGTGTGA
- a CDS encoding DUF5107 domain-containing protein encodes MYGAVNVWQETIALPTWTTGAEDPNPMFLESRVYQGSSGAVYPYGVIDTLSGQREMRDYNAVWIENDFIRVMLLPELGGRIHRAYDKVMERDFVYYNEVVKPALVGLVGPWISGGIEFNWPQHHRPTTFMPVDVTFQKHDNGAQTVWLGEVEPMRGLQVMTGFTLYPEKALIEITGKVFNGNATPRHFLWWANPAVKGGDDHQSVFPPDVTAVFDHGKRDVSAFPIAHGTYYKVDYSAGVDISRYKNIPVPTSYMADKSDYDFVGAYHHGEQGGLLHIADHHVSPGKKQWTWGNCDFGQAWDRNLTDENGPYIELMTGVFTDNQPDFTWIAPYEEKIFVQNFLPYSQLGTLQNANTQAAVKLERHNGELHLGLYAIAPLPDVTLEIESAGRTLWKARLSLQPAQAWQEAISDSWPQRLTLNLRDAQGKLILSYCEHVPEDLPLPQPASVPAKPQDITHCDELYFIGQHLEQYLHASRSAFDYYQRALALDPEDYRCNVALGQLELNRGNWALAEQYADAALKRAHRLNKNPQNGDASMLRGAAKERQDDCAGAFDDYFKASWSGNCRDAAFYALARLALRKDEAAQALAFVNQSLKFNASNNLAMGLKALALHQTGASQKALGWVAQQLEEYPLSYVLHYARWVITQSETDRAELLRVTGKRGVNASVLAGWLVSLGHEAQARQLLSVMDSQEAMPLLWRAALETDHAQQHAFVQQAQDNFARKVRFPNTLDEVQMLQRLPHDGFAQYLLGCFWYSKRRYDDAVACWQFAAEQLPEFAAVQRVLGIHAWNKKHNAELAEQYLQRAVALEPGNARFLFELDYLQKLTGRSTEQRLAHLAARRDVVLKRDDLTAELLSLWNIHGETDAAAQVLAQRKFHPWEGGEGKVTGQYLINLQRRALAYIADKQFGKAEERLQQALSYPENLGEGRLVGQSDNDIWYLLGWCAQQSQQPERAQHCYQRALEGGSTLEAGRYYNDQPVDYLFYQAMALVRIGEKEQAELQFRNFIAWADAHFNDLSEPDFFAVSLPDLVALDADRQAAHKQHCLFVAALGHLGLGEHAEFEAALKALQSQNPAHDKAHLLQLAVHNGVFS; translated from the coding sequence ATGTACGGAGCCGTTAACGTCTGGCAAGAGACGATTGCGTTACCCACATGGACGACCGGTGCAGAAGACCCGAATCCGATGTTCCTCGAAAGCCGTGTTTACCAGGGTTCATCCGGTGCGGTGTATCCCTACGGCGTGATTGACACCCTGAGCGGCCAGCGCGAAATGCGTGATTACAACGCCGTCTGGATAGAAAACGATTTTATCCGCGTGATGCTGCTACCAGAACTGGGGGGCCGTATTCACCGTGCTTATGACAAAGTGATGGAGCGCGATTTCGTTTACTACAACGAAGTGGTGAAACCGGCGCTGGTGGGATTGGTCGGGCCGTGGATTTCCGGCGGTATCGAATTTAACTGGCCGCAGCACCATCGCCCAACCACTTTTATGCCTGTCGATGTGACTTTCCAGAAGCATGACAACGGCGCACAAACTGTCTGGTTGGGTGAAGTGGAGCCGATGCGCGGCCTGCAAGTCATGACCGGGTTTACGCTCTACCCGGAAAAAGCGCTGATTGAAATCACCGGCAAAGTATTCAACGGCAACGCCACGCCGCGCCATTTCCTGTGGTGGGCGAATCCGGCAGTCAAAGGCGGCGACGATCACCAAAGCGTATTCCCCCCTGATGTCACCGCGGTATTCGATCACGGCAAACGTGATGTTTCCGCCTTCCCGATTGCCCACGGCACTTACTACAAAGTCGACTATTCCGCAGGCGTGGATATCTCGCGCTACAAAAACATTCCGGTGCCAACGTCCTATATGGCGGATAAATCAGATTACGATTTTGTCGGCGCTTACCATCACGGCGAGCAGGGTGGTTTGCTGCATATTGCCGATCACCATGTTTCACCGGGCAAGAAGCAATGGACGTGGGGAAACTGTGATTTCGGCCAGGCGTGGGATCGCAATCTGACGGATGAAAACGGTCCCTATATCGAGCTGATGACAGGCGTATTCACCGATAACCAACCGGATTTCACCTGGATTGCGCCTTACGAAGAAAAAATCTTCGTGCAGAATTTCCTGCCATACAGCCAATTGGGCACGCTGCAAAACGCTAACACTCAGGCGGCGGTGAAACTTGAGCGCCATAACGGTGAACTGCACCTCGGACTCTACGCCATCGCGCCGTTGCCAGACGTTACGTTAGAAATTGAATCAGCGGGTAGAACATTGTGGAAAGCCAGGCTTTCCCTGCAACCCGCACAGGCGTGGCAGGAAGCTATCAGCGACAGCTGGCCACAGCGCCTGACGCTGAATCTGCGTGATGCGCAGGGCAAACTTATTCTCAGCTACTGCGAACACGTTCCAGAAGATCTACCGCTGCCGCAGCCTGCCAGTGTTCCGGCAAAACCACAGGACATCACCCATTGCGACGAGCTGTATTTCATCGGCCAGCATCTGGAGCAATATCTGCACGCCAGTCGCTCGGCGTTTGACTATTACCAACGTGCGCTGGCTCTGGACCCGGAGGATTACCGCTGTAACGTGGCATTAGGTCAGCTTGAGCTGAACCGGGGTAACTGGGCGCTTGCCGAACAGTACGCCGACGCCGCGCTGAAACGCGCGCATCGTCTGAACAAAAACCCGCAAAACGGTGATGCCAGCATGTTGCGTGGGGCGGCAAAAGAGAGGCAGGACGACTGCGCCGGGGCGTTTGACGATTATTTTAAAGCGAGCTGGAGTGGCAATTGCCGTGATGCCGCATTTTACGCGCTTGCTCGCCTGGCGCTGCGCAAAGATGAAGCCGCGCAGGCGCTGGCATTTGTGAATCAAAGCCTGAAATTTAACGCCAGCAATAACCTGGCAATGGGGCTGAAAGCGCTGGCGCTTCATCAAACCGGCGCGTCACAAAAAGCACTGGGCTGGGTTGCGCAGCAGCTTGAAGAATACCCGCTCAGTTACGTTCTGCATTATGCCCGCTGGGTGATTACGCAAAGTGAAACTGACCGTGCTGAACTGCTGCGCGTGACCGGTAAACGCGGCGTGAATGCCAGTGTTCTCGCGGGTTGGCTGGTGAGTCTGGGCCATGAAGCGCAGGCCCGGCAATTGCTGAGTGTGATGGATTCACAAGAAGCGATGCCGCTGTTGTGGCGTGCGGCACTGGAAACTGACCATGCCCAGCAACATGCTTTTGTGCAGCAGGCGCAGGACAATTTTGCCCGCAAAGTTCGCTTCCCGAACACGCTGGACGAAGTACAAATGCTGCAACGTCTGCCGCATGATGGCTTCGCGCAATATCTGTTGGGATGTTTCTGGTACAGCAAACGTCGTTATGACGACGCGGTGGCCTGCTGGCAATTCGCCGCTGAACAGCTCCCTGAATTTGCTGCGGTTCAGCGGGTGTTGGGCATTCACGCCTGGAATAAAAAACACAATGCCGAACTGGCGGAACAGTATCTGCAACGCGCGGTTGCGCTGGAGCCGGGTAACGCCCGCTTCCTGTTTGAACTGGATTACCTGCAAAAACTCACCGGTCGCTCTACCGAACAACGCCTGGCGCATCTTGCGGCTCGCCGCGACGTGGTGCTTAAACGTGACGATCTGACCGCAGAATTACTCAGCCTGTGGAATATCCATGGAGAAACAGATGCCGCAGCGCAAGTTTTAGCGCAGCGTAAATTTCACCCGTGGGAGGGCGGCGAAGGCAAAGTCACCGGGCAGTATCTGATAAATCTTCAACGCAGGGCGCTGGCGTACATTGCTGATAAGCAGTTTGGAAAAGCAGAAGAGCGACTTCAGCAGGCGCTCAGTTACCCGGAAAACCTCGGCGAAGGACGCCTGGTCGGCCAGAGCGATAACGATATCTGGTATCTGCTGGGTTGGTGTGCGCAGCAAAGCCAACAACCAGAGCGTGCGCAACATTGCTACCAGCGTGCGCTGGAGGGCGGCTCCACGCTGGAAGCCGGGCGTTACTACAACGATCAGCCGGTGGATTACTTGTTCTACCAGGCCATGGCGTTGGTCCGTATTGGCGAAAAAGAGCAGGCCGAGCTGCAGTTCCGCAACTTTATAGCCTGGGCCGATGCGCACTTTAACGACCTGTCTGAACCCGATTTCTTTGCCGTCTCTCTGCCGGATTTAGTCGCGCTAGATGCTGACCGCCAGGCGGCGCATAAACAGCACTGCCTGTTTGTCGCAGCCCTGGGGCATCTTGGTTTGGGTGAGCACGCCGAATTTGAAGCAGCCTTGAAAGCCTTGCAGTCACAAAATCCGGCTCACGATAAAGCTCACTTACTGCAACTGGCCGTGCATAACGGCGTATTTTCCTGA
- a CDS encoding sugar porter family MFS transporter, with translation MNTAQTQLRMGYVWTICLVAACGGLLFGYDWVVIGGAKPFYEAYFSITDPAQSGWAMSSALVGCIFGALISGWCADRFGRKMPLIMSAILFTASAWGTAMASNFDMFVVFRIVGGVGIGLASALSPMYIAEVSPAEKRGKFVAINQLTIVIGVLAAQLINLVIAEPVGSAATMQQITESWNGQVGWRWMFGAELVPALAFLVLMFFVPESPRWLARAGKNERAHQMLKRIGNQKYADDTLNDILQTLNNDTQKVSWSALWQPQVKPIIIIGMVLAVFQQWCGINVIFNYAQEIFASAGFDINSTLKSIVATGLINLIFTLAALPLVDKIGRRKLMLFGAAGLTIIYALIGAAYGLGIMGLPVLILVLAAIAIYALTLAPVTWVLLSEIFPNRVRGLAMSLGTLALWVACFLLTYTFPLLNASLGAAGSFLLYGVICAAGFIYVRRYVPETKGVSLEALEKRMADQYGAAAKARAERTAH, from the coding sequence ATGAACACTGCACAGACACAATTACGCATGGGGTATGTCTGGACTATCTGTCTGGTGGCCGCCTGCGGAGGTTTGCTGTTTGGATATGACTGGGTGGTAATTGGTGGAGCGAAACCGTTCTACGAAGCCTACTTCTCGATAACCGACCCTGCGCAATCTGGCTGGGCGATGAGTTCCGCGCTGGTCGGCTGTATTTTTGGGGCATTAATTTCCGGCTGGTGCGCAGACCGGTTCGGGCGCAAAATGCCACTGATTATGTCGGCGATTTTGTTCACCGCCTCGGCCTGGGGCACAGCCATGGCCAGCAACTTCGACATGTTTGTGGTGTTTCGCATCGTCGGCGGGGTAGGGATTGGCCTCGCATCAGCACTCAGTCCAATGTATATCGCGGAAGTCAGCCCGGCTGAAAAACGCGGCAAATTTGTTGCCATCAACCAGTTAACGATTGTGATTGGCGTACTGGCAGCACAGCTTATCAACCTGGTGATTGCAGAACCGGTTGGCAGCGCGGCAACGATGCAGCAAATCACCGAAAGCTGGAACGGGCAGGTCGGCTGGCGCTGGATGTTTGGCGCTGAACTGGTTCCTGCGCTGGCATTTTTAGTGCTGATGTTCTTTGTACCGGAATCGCCACGCTGGCTGGCGCGTGCCGGTAAAAACGAACGCGCTCATCAGATGCTTAAACGTATCGGTAATCAAAAATATGCCGACGACACGTTGAACGATATTCTTCAAACGCTGAACAACGACACGCAAAAAGTCTCATGGAGTGCGTTGTGGCAGCCGCAAGTGAAGCCAATTATTATCATTGGTATGGTGTTGGCTGTGTTCCAGCAGTGGTGCGGCATTAACGTGATATTTAACTACGCGCAGGAAATATTTGCCTCCGCAGGCTTTGATATCAACAGCACGCTGAAATCCATTGTTGCGACAGGTTTGATTAACCTTATCTTCACCCTTGCAGCGCTGCCGCTGGTGGATAAAATCGGCCGCCGCAAACTGATGCTGTTTGGTGCCGCCGGTCTGACTATCATCTATGCGCTAATCGGTGCGGCTTACGGGCTGGGCATTATGGGACTGCCGGTGTTGATTTTGGTCCTGGCGGCGATTGCGATTTACGCCCTGACGCTGGCCCCCGTGACCTGGGTTCTGCTGTCTGAGATTTTCCCAAACCGTGTGCGTGGCCTGGCGATGTCTTTGGGAACACTGGCGCTGTGGGTCGCCTGTTTCTTACTGACGTATACCTTCCCGTTATTGAACGCAAGTCTCGGCGCGGCGGGCAGCTTCCTGCTCTACGGTGTGATTTGTGCGGCAGGCTTTATCTATGTGCGCCGTTATGTGCCTGAAACGAAAGGTGTGAGTCTGGAAGCGCTGGAAAAACGTATGGCAGACCAATACGGTGCGGCGGCGAAAGCGCGTGCCGAAAGAACGGCGCATTAA
- a CDS encoding aldose 1-epimerase, translating into METLLLENEHLCLTVAPQGAAIRSLESLTHQQPILHPGDKALFPMLPLANRVAGNRFPLHGEIIELPKSPVDEQFFLHGDGWLKAWEVEKHDSLNLVLTMESQHDCGFDYQARLAYRLEGARFIAELELSHRGTKPMVYGLGFHPFFHLKPSTRVQFGATGFWPEGENHLPLAWQGELTAQTDFLQPKTPDNQWLNIGYSGWNGRALIENDEMRVQLRCATPYLMVFRMEDAPFICLEPQTHPVNAHNMAGQPGLVLLQNEQSTAIKMEITVLSRDDKTP; encoded by the coding sequence ATGGAAACGCTGTTACTTGAAAATGAACATTTATGTTTAACCGTCGCCCCGCAAGGGGCGGCAATTCGGAGCCTGGAGTCGCTCACACATCAACAGCCGATACTTCACCCCGGCGATAAAGCGCTGTTCCCGATGTTGCCGCTGGCCAACCGCGTTGCCGGGAATCGTTTTCCGCTACACGGCGAGATAATCGAATTGCCAAAAAGTCCGGTGGATGAGCAATTCTTTCTACATGGCGATGGCTGGCTGAAAGCCTGGGAAGTTGAAAAGCATGATTCTTTGAATCTCGTACTGACAATGGAAAGCCAGCACGACTGCGGATTTGATTATCAGGCTCGGCTGGCTTATCGACTGGAAGGGGCGCGGTTTATCGCCGAGTTGGAATTATCCCATCGGGGAACTAAGCCGATGGTTTATGGCCTGGGCTTCCATCCCTTTTTCCATCTCAAGCCATCCACACGCGTGCAGTTTGGCGCAACAGGTTTTTGGCCGGAAGGAGAGAACCACTTGCCGTTGGCATGGCAGGGTGAACTGACCGCGCAAACCGATTTCCTGCAACCGAAAACGCCGGATAATCAGTGGTTGAACATCGGCTATTCCGGCTGGAATGGCAGAGCGTTAATCGAAAACGACGAAATGCGTGTTCAACTGCGTTGCGCCACGCCGTATTTGATGGTTTTCCGCATGGAAGATGCACCGTTTATTTGCCTCGAACCACAAACTCATCCGGTGAACGCACATAATATGGCGGGGCAACCGGGTTTGGTGTTGTTGCAAAACGAGCAATCAACGGCGATTAAAATGGAGATTACGGTTTTGTCTCGTGATGATAAAACTCCGTAA
- a CDS encoding 3-phenylpropionate MFS transporter has product MVLHSTRWLALSYFTYFFSYGIFLPFWSVWLAGVGLPPETIGLLLGAGLIARFLGSLLLAPRVTDPSRLVFALRILALLTLLFAIAFWFGQTSAWLLIVMVGFNLFFSPLVPLTDALAGTWQRQITMDYGRVRLWGSLAFVIGSAMTGKLVSLFSYQAILVLLSIGVASMLIGMMLRPSVMPQGEARHNEGAGWQAWKKLVLGSWRFLACVTLLQGAHAAYYGFSAIYWQGAGYSASVVGYLWSLGVVAEIVIFALSNKLFRNWSARDLLLLSGVTGILRWSLMAYTTDLPWLIAAQILHCGSFTVCHLAAMRYISAREGNEVIRLQAVYSAVAMGGGIAIMTMFSGYLYQHMQGGVFWIMALVAVPALLIRPRPIAYCVNTQ; this is encoded by the coding sequence ATGGTTTTGCATTCAACGCGCTGGCTGGCGCTCAGTTATTTTACCTACTTCTTTAGCTACGGGATTTTCTTACCTTTCTGGAGCGTCTGGCTCGCTGGAGTAGGCCTGCCACCTGAAACCATCGGGTTATTATTAGGGGCTGGTTTAATCGCCCGTTTCCTCGGCAGCTTGCTGCTTGCTCCTCGTGTTACCGACCCCTCCCGACTTGTCTTTGCCCTCAGAATCCTCGCCTTACTCACATTACTTTTTGCCATCGCTTTTTGGTTCGGGCAAACCTCCGCCTGGCTATTGATTGTCATGGTCGGTTTTAACCTGTTCTTCTCGCCACTCGTGCCGCTGACTGACGCACTGGCTGGTACCTGGCAGCGACAAATCACCATGGATTACGGCCGAGTTCGCCTGTGGGGATCGCTGGCGTTTGTTATTGGCTCTGCCATGACGGGTAAACTGGTGAGTTTGTTTAGCTACCAGGCGATTCTGGTGCTGCTGAGTATCGGCGTCGCGTCGATGTTAATCGGCATGATGTTGCGTCCATCGGTGATGCCGCAGGGCGAAGCGAGACACAACGAAGGCGCGGGCTGGCAGGCGTGGAAGAAGCTGGTGCTTGGTTCATGGCGTTTTCTCGCATGCGTGACGTTGTTGCAAGGAGCACACGCGGCGTACTACGGATTCAGCGCAATTTACTGGCAGGGCGCGGGGTATTCCGCCTCGGTTGTTGGATATTTGTGGTCGCTGGGTGTGGTGGCAGAAATCGTGATTTTTGCGCTGAGCAACAAGCTGTTCCGCAACTGGAGCGCGCGTGATTTGCTGCTGCTTTCTGGCGTGACGGGGATTTTGCGCTGGAGCCTGATGGCGTACACCACCGATCTTCCGTGGCTGATTGCGGCGCAAATCCTGCATTGCGGCAGTTTCACCGTGTGCCACCTTGCGGCGATGCGCTATATCTCAGCGCGTGAAGGCAACGAAGTGATTCGCTTGCAGGCGGTCTATTCTGCGGTGGCGATGGGCGGCGGTATTGCGATTATGACCATGTTCTCCGGCTATCTTTACCAGCATATGCAGGGTGGGGTGTTCTGGATTATGGCATTGGTCGCCGTTCCGGCGTTGTTGATTCGCCCACGCCCTATCGCGTATTGCGTTAACACTCAATAA
- the csiE gene encoding stationary phase inducible protein CsiE — translation MMTLLSPTPSVLSSPQRRCHLLLLLYLPGQTVTPEILARLNGVDDAKALQDIADTGDEIQRYHRLSLITQQDGSYRIEGTPLNRRLCLLHWLRRALRLSPHFVQQHFTPALKTQLKQQGILTALYDEKNLQALISLCARRLQRQFDSRDVQFLTLFLQYCLHQHHAGIIPEFTEQQRAWTQIRPEYLAALEIARHWKRRVLQTANENEQLFLALLFQLLRMPDPIRDNHEQDLRLRGAIATMIAQFREQAGMSFSDEQGLSDQLYIHLAQALDRCQFGIGIDNSLPEEITRLYPRLMRTTREAFSDFESHFEMRFSDEEVGLVAVIFGAWLMQENDLHEKQVLLLTGNNLELEQTIEQQLRELTLLPLNIKHLTIHSYQKEGAPKEVVLVISPYSTTLPLYSPPLIHVELPLGEHQQQQIRKIIEC, via the coding sequence ATGATGACACTGCTTTCCCCAACACCATCTGTACTCTCCAGTCCGCAGCGTCGCTGCCACCTGCTTTTGTTGCTTTACTTACCGGGCCAAACCGTCACCCCAGAGATCTTAGCCAGACTCAACGGGGTCGATGACGCCAAAGCCCTGCAAGATATAGCCGACACCGGCGATGAAATCCAGCGCTATCACCGGCTGAGCCTCATCACGCAACAGGACGGCAGCTACCGGATTGAGGGCACGCCTCTGAATAGACGCTTGTGCTTATTGCACTGGCTGCGTCGTGCTTTACGTCTAAGTCCGCACTTTGTGCAGCAGCATTTTACTCCGGCACTAAAAACCCAACTTAAACAACAGGGCATCCTGACTGCGCTGTATGACGAAAAAAACCTCCAGGCGCTGATAAGCCTGTGCGCACGACGTTTGCAGCGGCAATTTGATTCCCGTGACGTGCAGTTTTTGACGCTGTTTTTGCAGTATTGTCTGCACCAGCATCATGCGGGAATTATTCCTGAATTCACCGAGCAGCAGCGAGCCTGGACGCAAATTCGCCCGGAATACCTGGCAGCCCTTGAGATTGCCCGCCACTGGAAGCGGCGAGTGTTGCAAACCGCCAATGAAAACGAGCAGCTATTCCTCGCGTTGCTATTCCAGCTCCTGCGAATGCCCGATCCGATTCGTGATAACCATGAGCAAGATTTACGCCTGCGCGGCGCGATTGCCACCATGATTGCGCAGTTTCGTGAACAAGCAGGAATGTCGTTTAGCGATGAACAGGGACTGAGCGATCAGCTCTATATTCATCTCGCTCAGGCGCTGGACCGCTGCCAGTTCGGGATCGGGATTGATAACAGCCTGCCGGAAGAAATCACGCGTTTATATCCGCGTCTGATGCGCACCACGCGTGAAGCGTTTAGCGATTTTGAAAGCCATTTTGAGATGCGTTTTTCTGATGAAGAAGTGGGTTTGGTCGCGGTAATTTTCGGCGCGTGGTTGATGCAGGAAAACGATCTGCACGAGAAACAAGTATTACTCCTGACAGGCAATAATTTAGAGCTTGAGCAAACTATTGAACAACAGCTACGTGAGCTCACGCTGCTGCCGCTCAATATCAAACATTTGACGATTCACAGCTATCAAAAAGAGGGAGCGCCAAAAGAAGTGGTGCTGGTCATTTCACCCTATTCCACTACCTTGCCGCTTTACTCTCCGCCGCTCATTCACGTGGAGCTGCCGCTGGGCGAACACCAGCAGCAGCAAATTCGTAAAATTATTGAGTGTTAA
- a CDS encoding DUF1007 family protein, whose translation MCNRIALFALSTALFSPMALAHPHSFITLVTTVIAENDQLTGLKMQWTMDEITSADLLYDAGNAKPDSPVWKKLAAEVMANVLGQHYFTEFWHNGQKVTFDNLPPQYGLARVGHQAVLTFILPLAHPQPLKGQTYQFATFDPTYFVDMSYDHNSDAKLPETLAKQCKISVKTPKPTEDMQAFALSLDKADAPPEDMELGKQFAQQVIVQCQ comes from the coding sequence ATGTGTAACAGAATTGCGCTTTTTGCCTTGAGTACGGCGCTTTTTAGCCCGATGGCTTTGGCACACCCGCACAGCTTCATTACCCTGGTCACGACCGTAATCGCTGAAAATGACCAGCTCACCGGCCTGAAAATGCAGTGGACGATGGATGAAATTACTTCAGCCGATCTACTGTATGACGCAGGTAATGCAAAGCCGGATTCACCTGTGTGGAAGAAGCTGGCGGCTGAAGTGATGGCGAATGTTCTGGGGCAACACTACTTCACTGAGTTCTGGCATAACGGCCAAAAGGTGACGTTTGATAATTTGCCGCCGCAGTATGGACTCGCACGGGTTGGGCATCAGGCGGTGCTGACCTTCATTTTACCGTTGGCGCATCCGCAGCCGCTAAAAGGCCAAACCTATCAGTTCGCCACCTTCGACCCGACCTATTTTGTTGATATGAGTTACGACCATAATAGCGATGCCAAACTGCCGGAAACATTAGCCAAACAATGCAAAATCTCAGTGAAAACGCCGAAGCCGACGGAAGACATGCAGGCGTTTGCACTCTCTTTAGATAAAGCTGATGCGCCGCCCGAAGATATGGAACTGGGTAAACAATTTGCTCAACAGGTGATCGTGCAATGTCAGTAA
- a CDS encoding nickel/cobalt transporter, with product MSVMPSTKPQSRRWLHMWPLAFFLIVCAAAFYSLWHYWPQIILNSAMWQKSINQQMSGLLREVAENPARAGWSLLSFSFVYGVLHALGPGHGKVVITTWLATHPSRLKSSLKLTFAASLLQGLVAIGLVTLVLGILALPSRQLHMSSFWLEKGSYLLVGILGLMLCGRAVGKLRRILRKPVRFTSFTPHHVHHEKCGCGHQHLPTEQQLDAGEDWRARAMIVLSMGMRPCSGAIMVLLFSKVIGVYTWGIASALTMAAGTSLTISGLALLVHSFRKLAVRLSGNKAPVLWRQVAWATLAFAGGGILVLAAGVMWLSAQPVMRGIRPL from the coding sequence ATGTCAGTAATGCCTTCGACCAAACCGCAATCCCGCCGTTGGCTCCATATGTGGCCGCTGGCGTTTTTCCTTATTGTCTGCGCCGCTGCATTTTACAGCCTCTGGCATTACTGGCCGCAAATCATCCTCAATAGCGCGATGTGGCAGAAATCCATTAACCAACAGATGAGTGGGCTTTTGCGCGAGGTAGCCGAAAACCCGGCGCGCGCCGGTTGGTCTTTGCTGTCATTTAGTTTTGTCTACGGCGTGCTTCACGCGTTAGGACCAGGGCATGGAAAAGTGGTGATCACCACCTGGCTTGCCACGCACCCGTCGCGCCTGAAAAGCAGCCTCAAGCTGACATTTGCCGCTTCCTTATTACAAGGACTGGTGGCGATTGGTTTGGTGACGTTGGTGCTGGGAATTCTGGCGCTCCCTTCGCGGCAATTGCATATGAGCAGTTTCTGGCTGGAGAAGGGCAGTTATTTGCTGGTGGGGATTTTAGGCTTGATGTTATGTGGCCGGGCTGTGGGCAAATTGCGCCGCATACTGCGTAAACCCGTGCGCTTTACTTCTTTTACACCGCACCACGTTCACCATGAAAAATGCGGCTGCGGTCATCAGCATTTGCCGACTGAACAACAGCTTGATGCCGGAGAAGACTGGCGCGCCCGGGCGATGATTGTGTTATCGATGGGAATGCGCCCCTGCTCCGGAGCCATTATGGTGCTGTTGTTCAGCAAAGTGATCGGCGTGTATACGTGGGGAATTGCGTCGGCGTTGACGATGGCGGCAGGGACATCGCTCACTATTTCTGGCCTGGCATTATTGGTACACAGTTTCCGCAAGCTGGCGGTTCGCTTAAGCGGTAATAAAGCACCGGTTTTGTGGCGACAAGTGGCCTGGGCAACACTGGCGTTTGCAGGTGGGGGGATTTTGGTTTTAGCAGCGGGGGTAATGTGGCTGAGTGCTCAACCAGTCATGCGTGGGATACGGCCTTTGTGA